From Piliocolobus tephrosceles isolate RC106 chromosome 16, ASM277652v3, whole genome shotgun sequence, the proteins below share one genomic window:
- the CD79B gene encoding B-cell antigen receptor complex-associated protein beta chain isoform X2: MAGLALSPVSSHWLVALLLLLSAEPVPATKSEDLYPNPKGSACSRIWQSPRFIARKRGFTVKMHCYVTNSTFSIVSWLRKREMDKKPQQVNLEQGHMQQTQNSSVSTLIIQDIRFEDNGIYFCQQECSKTSEVYLGCGTELRVMGFSTLAQLKQRNTLKDGIIMIQTLLIILFIIVPIFLLLDKDDSKAGMEEDHTYEGLDIDQTATYEDIVTLRTGEVKWSVGEHPGQE; the protein is encoded by the exons ATGGCCGGGCTGGCGTTGTCTCCTGTGTCCAGCCACTGGCTGGTGgcgttgctgctgctgctctcaG CTGAGCCAGTGCCAGCAACCAAATCAGAGGACCTGTACCCGAATCCCAAAG GTAGTGCTTGTTCTCGGATCTGGCAGAGCCCACGTTTCATAGCCAGGAAACGGGGCTTCACGGTGAAAATGCACTGCTACGTGACCAACAGCACCTTCAGCATCGTGAGCTGGCTCCGGAAGCGGGAGATGGATAAGAAGCCCCAACAGGTGAACCTAGAACAGGGCCACATGCAGCAGACCCAAAACAGCTCTGTCAGCACCCTCATCATCCAAGACATCCGGTTTGAGGACAACGGCATCTACTTCTGTCAGCAGGAGTGCAGCAAGACCTCGGAGGTCTACCTGGGCTGCGGCACGGAGCTGCGAGTCATGG GGTTCAGCACCTTGGCACAGCTGAAGCAGAGGAACACGCTGAAGGATGGCATCATCATGATCCAGACGCTGCTGATCATCCTCTTCATCATCGTGCCCATCTTCCTGCTGCTGGACAAG GATGACAGCAAGGCCGGCATGGAGGAAGATCACACCTACGAG GGCCTGGACATTGACCAGACGGCCACCTACGAAGACATAGTGACGCTGCGGACAGGGGAAGTGAAGTGGTCTGTGGGTGAGCACCCTGGTCAGGAGTGA
- the CD79B gene encoding B-cell antigen receptor complex-associated protein beta chain isoform X1 has product MAGLALSPVSSHWLVALLLLLSAAEPVPATKSEDLYPNPKGSACSRIWQSPRFIARKRGFTVKMHCYVTNSTFSIVSWLRKREMDKKPQQVNLEQGHMQQTQNSSVSTLIIQDIRFEDNGIYFCQQECSKTSEVYLGCGTELRVMGFSTLAQLKQRNTLKDGIIMIQTLLIILFIIVPIFLLLDKDDSKAGMEEDHTYEGLDIDQTATYEDIVTLRTGEVKWSVGEHPGQE; this is encoded by the exons ATGGCCGGGCTGGCGTTGTCTCCTGTGTCCAGCCACTGGCTGGTGgcgttgctgctgctgctctcaG CAGCTGAGCCAGTGCCAGCAACCAAATCAGAGGACCTGTACCCGAATCCCAAAG GTAGTGCTTGTTCTCGGATCTGGCAGAGCCCACGTTTCATAGCCAGGAAACGGGGCTTCACGGTGAAAATGCACTGCTACGTGACCAACAGCACCTTCAGCATCGTGAGCTGGCTCCGGAAGCGGGAGATGGATAAGAAGCCCCAACAGGTGAACCTAGAACAGGGCCACATGCAGCAGACCCAAAACAGCTCTGTCAGCACCCTCATCATCCAAGACATCCGGTTTGAGGACAACGGCATCTACTTCTGTCAGCAGGAGTGCAGCAAGACCTCGGAGGTCTACCTGGGCTGCGGCACGGAGCTGCGAGTCATGG GGTTCAGCACCTTGGCACAGCTGAAGCAGAGGAACACGCTGAAGGATGGCATCATCATGATCCAGACGCTGCTGATCATCCTCTTCATCATCGTGCCCATCTTCCTGCTGCTGGACAAG GATGACAGCAAGGCCGGCATGGAGGAAGATCACACCTACGAG GGCCTGGACATTGACCAGACGGCCACCTACGAAGACATAGTGACGCTGCGGACAGGGGAAGTGAAGTGGTCTGTGGGTGAGCACCCTGGTCAGGAGTGA